CCGGTCGCGGCGTCCAGGAAGGACGTGGCGGTGTCCGAAACCACCATCACCACCTTGTCGGACGCCTCCAGGCAGGTGGGGGCGTTCTTTCCGGCTTCCGACCAGCTTGTGACGGCGTCGGGCCCGGCCAGAACTACCGGTTCCGGTCCGCCCGTCGAGGACGGCGACGCGGAGGTCGGCGCCGTGGACCGCCCGCCCGACGGAGAGGCCGGCCGTGCGGTGGACCCGGCCGGCCGGCTCGGCCCTCGGGTGCCGGTGACGAGTCGCCGAAGAGGGCGAATGCCGCAGTGGTCCCGCCGAGCACGGCCGCGCCCCCGGCGAGAGCGATGATCAGCTTCCGGCGGCTGACGCCCGCGACGGCAGAGAACTCCGGCGGCGGAGGAAACGTGCCCCGGCCGATGCCTCCGGCGGACTCCGACCCCACCGCCGCAGTTGCGGCGGCCATGTCGGCGGTTACGGACGACGGAAGCCAACTGCCCTTCAGCGACGGCAGGTTCTGATGCTTCAAGTAGGCGACGAGCTGCTCCGCGGTGGGACGGTCCGGCGGGTCCGTGTACAGACAGCCGTCGATCACGTCGCGCAGTGACGCGGGGAGCGCGTCCGTGTCCGGCTCGATTCCGGAAGCGGCGAACAGCACGGTCGACCCGAGGTGGAACATGTCGTCCGTCGGTGACGGTGCCGGGCCGCCGGTGGCTTCCACCCTCCCCACGGCGCTGATGCGGGGCCCCTCCATGGTCAGCAGCACCGAGTCCGGGCTCACCTCGCCGTGGACCATCCCGGCCGCGTGGAGTGCGGTCAGGGCCCGGGCAAGGCCGTCGGCGAGCACCCGCAGAGCAGGTTCGGACAGCGGGCCGTGCCGGTCCACGGCCTGCCGGAGCGGCAGTCCGGCAGTGAACCGGGTCGCCAGCCAGGGAACCGGCGCGTCGGCGTCGGCATCCACCACCGGTACGAGGAAGTCATCGGACAGCGTCCGTGCCACCTCGACGGCGGCTCGGAAGCGGTCTCGGAACTCCGGGTCCGCGGCGAGTTCTGGGGCTACGACCGTGACGGTGACGAGACTCCCCTCGTCCGTGCGCGCCGCGAAGACTTCGCTCCCGCCGACCGTGCGCTCTCTTCCGAGCAGGGCGTACGGCCCGATCCGATGGGCACCGTCTGCTCCGGGATGATTCATCGTCCGCCCCTCACGCCAGCCTGATCGTCTGATCACGGGCCGCCTGGTAGGCGCTGCCGCCGCCGGACACATGGGCCGTCATGGTCATGGACGGCTCCGGATCGGCGGCCGGCGATGTGCCGTGCCCGGGTTCGTCAGGGGTGCCGGCATCGGCACCGGACAGGAGAGAGGTCAGTTCGTCGCCCAAGTGCGCCAGCCCGTCCGGTAGATGGGTCTCCGGGACACGGAGGAACTGCAGGCCCGCCAGCTCCGCGATCACGGCCGGCAGAGCCGAGGCGTCGGGCAGCGGCGTCGCGTCACCCAGAAGGACCGGTACGACGCGGTTTCCCGCCCGCAGAGCTGTCGCGATCTCCACTCGGACCCAGTCGTGATCCCGGTCCAGAAGCCGCACACCGTCCTCGCCCCGCGCATCGAGCCACCCGGGACCGATCAGTACGCACATGAGCTCGCACTCGGCGGCCTGCCGCCGCAGGATCTCGGCGAAATCGGCCCCGGGCGGGATCGACTGGCCCGACTTGAAGATCTCGTCGGCACCTAAGCGTTCGGACAGTGCGTGATAGACGCGGTCTCGCATCCATCGGGAGTCCGGTTTGCGAAAGCTGAGGAATACGCGCGGCACAATTGCCCCCTTTCTGGGAAGCCTTGATTCAGGAAGTGTGCTCACCCTAGGGGCGGCGTACGCGCTCGGTGGCTATTCGCCGGGGATTGAATAGCGGCCGCAGGACTCCGTACGCTGACGGGTATGGATCCGGCGGACAGCACGGCAGGGACGGTCCCGGGAGGGAGATCGGCCAGCATGCGTCTGCCACCGGGCGACTTCGGCGTCGTCCTGGCCACACTCCGGGCACGTCGGGGGTGGAGCGTGCGCGAGGCCGCCCGGCGTGCGAACGTCTCCGAAGGGCAGATCTGCAATCTGGAGAGCGGGTTGCGCAACCCGACGCCCGCTGTGGCTGCCGCATGCGACGCGGCCTTCGGCACCGGCGGGGAACTCGTCGAGCTGGCCGGGGCCGGACGCCGCGGCGCCCCGTCCGAGGACGTCGTCGAAGGCCGGCTCCGTGGTCTCCGGATACGAGCGGGTCCTGTGGGAGCTGAAGGGCATCGGTAGATCCACCGGACCGAGGTTCGTCAGCGCCTCGATGAAGTCGATCACGCGGATCCTGACAGACGCCGGTCCGCACGCCGTTGGCGAGCAG
The DNA window shown above is from Streptomyces sp. Alt3 and carries:
- a CDS encoding toll/interleukin-1 receptor domain-containing protein, producing MSTLPESRLPRKGAIVPRVFLSFRKPDSRWMRDRVYHALSERLGADEIFKSGQSIPPGADFAEILRRQAAECELMCVLIGPGWLDARGEDGVRLLDRDHDWVRVEIATALRAGNRVVPVLLGDATPLPDASALPAVIAELAGLQFLRVPETHLPDGLAHLGDELTSLLSGADAGTPDEPGHGTSPAADPEPSMTMTAHVSGGGSAYQAARDQTIRLA
- a CDS encoding helix-turn-helix domain-containing protein; its protein translation is MRLPPGDFGVVLATLRARRGWSVREAARRANVSEGQICNLESGLRNPTPAVAAACDAAFGTGGELVELAGAGRRGAPSEDVVEGRLRGLRIRAGPVGAEGHR